One genomic region from Ornithinimicrobium flavum encodes:
- a CDS encoding ABC transporter ATP-binding protein, which yields MSTTTGERTAYPPPGGRPAVLRAEALHRTFGTGAGEVHALAGVSLDVPAGQLTVVRGPSGSGKTTLLNLLGGLDRPTGGRVLLDDGRVLSELPEKDVLAVRRERIGYVFQSFGLVPVLSAAENVEVPLRLRRVPVAERAERVARVLELVGLTRHAKQRPYELSGGQQQRVGIARALVGDPDILIADEPTGQLDSETAATIMDLLVALTHERDIASVVATHDPVLMSRADQVVELHDGRRVGRG from the coding sequence ATGAGCACGACGACCGGTGAGCGCACCGCATACCCGCCGCCCGGGGGTCGCCCGGCCGTCCTGCGGGCGGAGGCCCTGCACCGCACGTTCGGCACGGGCGCCGGCGAGGTGCACGCCCTGGCCGGGGTGAGCCTCGACGTGCCCGCGGGGCAGCTGACCGTCGTCCGGGGGCCGTCCGGGTCGGGCAAGACCACCCTGCTCAACCTGCTCGGGGGTCTGGACCGGCCGACCGGCGGGCGCGTCCTGCTCGACGACGGTCGGGTGCTGTCCGAGCTGCCCGAGAAGGACGTGCTGGCGGTCCGGCGGGAGCGGATCGGCTACGTCTTCCAGAGCTTCGGCCTCGTGCCGGTGCTGTCCGCGGCCGAGAACGTCGAGGTGCCGCTGCGGCTGCGCCGGGTCCCCGTCGCCGAGCGCGCCGAGCGGGTCGCGCGGGTCCTGGAGCTGGTCGGCCTGACCCGGCACGCCAAGCAGCGGCCCTACGAGCTGTCCGGCGGCCAGCAGCAGCGGGTCGGCATCGCGCGGGCGCTGGTTGGTGACCCCGACATCCTCATCGCCGACGAGCCCACCGGGCAGCTGGACTCCGAGACCGCCGCGACGATCATGGACCTGCTCGTCGCGCTGACCCACGAGCGCGACATCGCCTCCGTCGTCGCCACCCACGACCCGGTGCTCATGAGCCGGGCCGACCAGGTCGTCGAGCTTCACGACGGGCGGCGCGTCGGTCGCGGCTAG